A part of Olleya sp. Bg11-27 genomic DNA contains:
- the fbaA gene encoding class II fructose-bisphosphate aldolase — MAHNIKPGVATGKEVQAIFKLAKEKGFALPAVNVIGSNTINGVLETAAALNAPVIIQFSNGGAQFNAGKGLSNDGEKAAIAGSIAGAKHIHLMSEAYGVPVILHTDHCAKKLLPWIDGLLDASEQHFKETGKPLYSSHMIDLSEEPLEENIEICKTYLTRMSKMGMTLEIELGITGGEEDGVDNSDVDESKLYTQPEEVAYAYEELIKVSDQFTIAAAFGNVHGVYKPGNVKLTPKILKNSQEFLSKKHNLPHNHIDFVFHGGSGSTEAEIQEAIGYGVIKMNIDTDMQYAFMEGVRDYMAEKTDYLKSQIGSPDGPESPNKKYYDPRKWLREGEVTFVERLKKAFEDLNNVNTL, encoded by the coding sequence ATGGCTCATAATATCAAACCAGGAGTTGCTACAGGAAAAGAAGTTCAAGCAATTTTTAAATTAGCAAAAGAAAAAGGTTTTGCATTACCAGCAGTTAACGTGATTGGATCTAACACAATTAATGGTGTTTTAGAAACAGCAGCAGCTTTAAATGCTCCAGTAATCATTCAATTTTCAAATGGAGGCGCACAGTTTAACGCTGGAAAAGGCTTAAGTAACGACGGAGAAAAAGCAGCAATTGCAGGAAGTATTGCAGGCGCTAAACACATCCATTTAATGTCAGAAGCTTACGGTGTACCAGTAATTTTACACACTGACCATTGCGCTAAAAAATTATTACCATGGATTGACGGTTTGCTAGATGCTAGTGAGCAACATTTTAAAGAAACAGGAAAACCATTATACAGTTCTCATATGATTGATTTAAGTGAAGAGCCACTTGAAGAAAACATAGAAATTTGTAAAACATACCTTACCAGAATGAGTAAAATGGGTATGACCTTAGAAATCGAATTAGGTATCACAGGAGGAGAAGAAGATGGTGTCGATAATAGTGATGTTGACGAATCTAAACTTTATACACAACCTGAAGAAGTTGCTTATGCGTATGAAGAATTAATAAAAGTTAGTGATCAATTTACTATTGCAGCTGCCTTTGGAAACGTACATGGAGTATACAAGCCAGGAAATGTAAAGTTAACTCCGAAAATTTTGAAAAATTCTCAAGAGTTTTTATCAAAAAAGCACAACTTACCACACAACCATATTGATTTTGTATTCCATGGAGGATCAGGTTCTACAGAAGCAGAAATTCAAGAAGCTATTGGTTACGGAGTCATAAAAATGAATATTGACACGGATATGCAATATGCATTTATGGAAGGTGTAAGAGATTATATGGCAGAAAAAACAGACTATTTAAAATCACAAATTGGTAGTCCAGACGGCCCTGAATCTCCAAACAAGAAATATTACGATCCAAGAAAATGGTTAAGAGAAGGAGAAGTTACCTTTGTAGAGCGTCTTAAAAAAGCATTCGAAGATCTTAACAATGTTAATACATTATAA